One window from the genome of Cucumis melo cultivar AY chromosome 12, USDA_Cmelo_AY_1.0, whole genome shotgun sequence encodes:
- the LOC103501745 gene encoding uncharacterized protein LOC103501745, whose amino-acid sequence MTRLDIQQVLNDNKSKDPLTITTLKLNQKSLSDINGLSHFKNLEKLDLTFNNLTSLQGLESCTNLKWLSVVQNKLDSLKGIEGLSKLTVLNAGKNKLRSMDEIRPLVGLCALILNDNEIASICKLDQMKNLNTLVLSRNPIRSIGDSLLKVKSMKKLSFSNCKLQSIDSSLKSCIELKELRLAHNEIRMLPNDLAHNKKLLNLDLGNNVIMRWSDLKVLSSLGYLRNLNLQGNPIAESAKLDKKIRRLVPGLRVLNARPIDNGRDKEDDTPTRNLERQKEKKDRKLNGNVETHSSVQGTDGKLDHTNDFDVERKSECKKRKMDKVSREEKEVPSLDNKINHGTNDIDEDKKTSKQKRAKSNKEPSLPVHKETLTKIEKQKKAKKEGERQVDVIDDTEVPFEQLFGDDLVEDMDAVLRKVGEKAVEEMNLKPNLVSFSANRKESKSQDLVGRLQISPIVEIGMGGLSTWDDE is encoded by the exons ATGACTCGCTTGGATATACAGCAAGTTCTCAATGATAACAAATCCAAAGACCCACTCACCATCACTACTCTCAAGCTCAATCAAAAGTCACTTTCTGAT ATAAATGGTTTGTCCCATTTCAAAAACTTGGAGAAGCTCGATTTGACATTCAACAATCTCACATCGCTTCAG GGGTTGGAGTCATGCACCAATTTGAAGTGGCTCTCAGTTGTACAAAACAAACTTGATAGCTTAAAAGGAATTGAAGGGCTTTCTAAACTTACT GTATTAAATGCGGGAAAGAATAAGCTTCGGTCAATGGACGAAATTAGACCCCTTGTTGGCTTATGTGCTTTGATTTTGAATG ACAATGAGATTGCTTCTATTTGCAAGCTTGATCAGATGAAGAACCTGAATACTCTGG TTCTTTCTAGAAATCCAATCCGTAGTATTGGAGATTCTCTGTTGAAAGTGAAATCAATGAAAAAA CTATCCTTTTCTAACTGCAAACTTCAATCTATTGATTCATCCCTCAAGTCTTGTATCGAACTGAAAGAGCTTCGACTTGCTCACAATGAAATCAGG ATGCTTCCCAATGATTTGGCTCATAACAAGAAGTTGTTGAATTTGGATTTGGGAAATAATGTCATCATGAGATGGTCAGATTTAAAG GTATTGAGTTCATTAGGCTATCTGAGAAATCTTAATCTTCAAGGGAATCCTATTGCTGAAAGTGCTAAGTTAGATAAAAAG ATTCGTCGGCTGGTTCCAGGCTTGCGTGTATTGAATGCTAGACCAATTGATAATGGGCGTGATAAAGAAGACGACACTCCAACCAGGAACCTAGAGCgtcaaaaagagaaaaaggataGAAAACTGAATGGGAATGTTGAAACACACTCGTCTGTTCAAGGCACTGATGGCAAACTTGATCATACTAATGATTTTGATGTGGAAAGGAAGTCGGAATGCAAAAAACGCAAGATGGACAAGGTCTCCAGGGAGGAGAAAGAAGTTCCATCTCTTGACAATAAGATAAATCACGGTACCAACGATATTGATGAGGATAAGAAGACTTCAAAGCAGAAAAGAGCAAAAAGCAATAAGGAGCCATCTTTGCCAGTACACAAGGAGACGCTTACCAAGATTGAAAAGCAGAAGAAAGCCAAGAAGGAAGGGGAAAGGCAGGTTGATGTTATCGATGACACTGAAGTGCCATTCGAACAGCTTTTTGGAGACGATCTTGTTGAAGACATGGATGCTGTTCTCAGAAAGGTTGGTGAGAAAGCAGTAGAGGAGATGAATTTAAAGCCTAATTTGGTATCATTTTCAGCTAATAGAAAGGAATCTAAAAGTCAAGATCTAGTTGGAAGATTACAAATATCCCCAATAGTTGAAATTGGAATGGGCGGACTATCAACATGGGATGATGAGTAA